In a genomic window of Roseiflexus castenholzii DSM 13941:
- a CDS encoding DNA adenine methylase, giving the protein MIVLQGLPRTVKQVIVPPIKCQGIKTKLVKFILSNVSWNGKGRWIEPFLGSGVVLFNVQPERALVNDINPHIIRLYQMIYDGSLSPEEVRTYLTAEGKKLLVSGEDYYYAVRERFNKSGDPLDFIFLNRSCFNGIMRFNSKGEFNVPFCRKPDRFRQSYATKIVNQISQIRKIMQSKDWEFCVGDWRHILENVTEDDFVYLDPPYIGRHTDYYQQWSEDNASDLAIIARNLPCGFALSMWKENKYRLNPHIAYYWDGLIERTFTHFYHVGSTEDLRNSMEEALLIKPGHEAGKVETTKAAKPVQLAFALHEQAG; this is encoded by the coding sequence GTGATTGTTCTTCAAGGTTTACCGCGCACAGTAAAGCAAGTAATTGTCCCCCCGATAAAGTGTCAGGGGATTAAAACGAAGCTCGTCAAATTCATCTTGAGCAATGTCTCCTGGAATGGCAAAGGGCGATGGATAGAACCGTTTCTTGGGTCAGGTGTCGTTTTGTTCAATGTGCAACCAGAACGTGCATTAGTCAATGATATCAATCCCCACATTATCAGGCTGTATCAGATGATTTATGATGGGAGTTTGTCGCCAGAAGAAGTAAGAACGTATTTAACAGCAGAAGGCAAAAAATTGCTCGTCAGTGGCGAAGATTACTATTACGCAGTAAGAGAACGCTTCAACAAGAGCGGAGATCCATTAGACTTCATTTTCCTCAACAGATCATGTTTTAACGGGATAATGCGCTTTAATAGTAAGGGGGAGTTTAATGTTCCGTTTTGTCGTAAACCAGACCGCTTTCGTCAGTCCTATGCGACTAAGATAGTTAATCAGATTTCACAGATACGTAAAATCATGCAGAGTAAAGATTGGGAGTTTTGTGTTGGAGATTGGCGACACATTCTTGAGAATGTCACAGAAGACGATTTTGTCTATCTTGACCCGCCTTACATCGGCAGACATACAGATTATTATCAGCAATGGTCGGAAGATAACGCGTCTGATTTGGCGATAATTGCTCGGAATTTGCCGTGTGGTTTTGCGTTGTCTATGTGGAAAGAAAACAAATATCGCCTAAATCCACATATTGCTTACTATTGGGATGGATTAATCGAGAGAACCTTCACTCATTTTTATCATGTAGGTTCGACCGAAGATCTCAGAAATTCAATGGAAGAAGCTTTGTTGATAAAACCTGGCCACGAAGCAGGGAAAGTTGAAACTACGAAAGCTGCCAAGCCTGTCCAATTGGCGTTTGCTTTGCATGAACAGGCAGGCTAA
- a CDS encoding type II restriction endonuclease has protein sequence MDKNNFLDALQKEVDTFNSAFSTPNGDWIIKGFIDIAKNIYTISADTKVISKIMELLLFPELAHFAEKHGLKMVLSEQQNFYPDISFVDDDGHRFALDLKSTYRVDSSRVNGMTLGAFTGYFRERNSTKNITFPYVSYSGHFVLGVIYSKTDDLIDERRRYTLDELERITSVIRDFQFFAQEKYRIASDRPGSGNTKNIGSVTEIDTLVNGSGSFASLGEDVFDDY, from the coding sequence ATGGATAAAAACAATTTTTTGGATGCGCTTCAGAAAGAAGTAGATACGTTTAATTCGGCGTTTTCCACTCCAAATGGTGACTGGATTATCAAGGGGTTTATTGACATAGCCAAGAACATTTACACCATTTCGGCAGACACAAAAGTTATCTCAAAAATCATGGAACTTTTGTTGTTCCCAGAGCTTGCGCACTTCGCAGAAAAGCATGGCTTGAAAATGGTCTTATCGGAACAGCAGAACTTTTATCCAGACATAAGTTTTGTAGATGATGATGGTCACCGTTTTGCACTTGACTTGAAGAGTACTTACAGAGTTGATAGTAGCCGCGTGAATGGTATGACACTCGGGGCTTTTACTGGATACTTCCGAGAAAGGAATAGCACAAAGAACATAACTTTTCCCTACGTTTCTTATAGCGGACACTTTGTTCTGGGTGTGATTTATTCAAAGACTGATGACTTGATTGACGAGCGAAGAAGATACACTCTCGATGAACTTGAGCGGATTACATCTGTCATCAGAGACTTTCAGTTCTTTGCTCAAGAAAAATATCGCATTGCGTCTGACCGTCCAGGGAGTGGCAATACCAAGAATATTGGTTCAGTCACAGAGATTGATACGCTTGTAAATGGATCTGGCTCGTTTGCTTCGTTAGGAGAAGATGTTTTTGATGACTACTGA